A stretch of the Panicum virgatum strain AP13 chromosome 9N, P.virgatum_v5, whole genome shotgun sequence genome encodes the following:
- the LOC120690990 gene encoding probable trehalase, whose protein sequence is MAAGLPHPHRVLLVLALLPSLLRPRAVEMAPTPAAAGSGDEGASALLGLLLRVQSEALRALGPDGFDPKLYVDLPLAADERAAAAALPGQGRAPPSRAELESYLARYFGAAGSDLVAADTPDFEPEPRGFLPRVESPEAREWALEVHALWKDLARRVAPGVEKRPDRHTLLPLPGGVVVPGSRFREVYYWDSYWVVRGLLVSKMYDAAKHVVLNLVYLVEKYGFVLNGARSYYTNRSQPPLLSSMVLEVYRATGDVEFVKGAFRSLLKEHSFWMSEIHNVAIRDNHGQVHNLSRYQARWNKPRPESATIDEELASKINSIADKEKLYHQIASTAESGWDFSSRWMRNSTDMTTLATTYIIPVDLNTFIFKMEQDIAAFAKIIGEKATSEKFLEASKARHIAIDSILWNSEMEQWLDYWLPTDGDSQQGVYQWKSDSQNRKIFASNFFPLWLNAYHSGSAKFADTAKSERVMASLQKSGLLCTAGIATSLTNTSQQWDFPNGWAPVQHLIAEGLLHSGSEEAVKLAEDIATRWVRTNYAAYKATGAMHEKYDVEACGKSGGGGEYKPQTGFGWSNGVVLSFLEEFGWPKHKEIGCSRQGEVGLAGAQSD, encoded by the exons ATGGCTGCGGGGCTTCCGCATCCCCACCGCGTCCTCCTGGTACTCGCCCTCCTGCCTTCCCTTCTCCGTCCCCGCGCGGTCGAGATGGCGCcgactcccgccgccgccgggtccgGCGACGAGGGTGCCAGCGCGCTGCTCGGGCTCCTGCTGCGGGTGCAGTCGGAGGCGCTGCGCGCGCTGGGGCCCGACGGCTTCGACCCCAAGCTCTACGTCGACCTGCCGCTGGCGGCCGacgagcgcgccgcggcggccgcgctgcCGGGCCAgggccgggcgccgccgtcgcgggcggAGCTGGAGTCCTACCTCGCGCGCTACTTCGGGGCGGCCGGGTCCGACCTCGTGGCGGCGGACACGCCGGACTTCGAGCCCGAGCCGCGCGGGTTCCTGCCCCGCGTCGAGAGCCCCGAGGCGCGGGAGTGGGCGCTGGAGGTGCACGCGCTCTGGAAGGACCTGGCGCGGCGGGTGGCGCCCGGCGTCGAGAAGCGGCCGGACCGGCACactctgctgccgctgcccgGCGGGGTCGTCGTGCCGGGCTCCAGGTTCCGGGAGGTCTACTACTGGGACTCCTACTGGGTCGTCAG GGGATTACTGGTGAGCAAAATGTACGACGCAGCAAAGCATGTTGTGCTTAACCTTGTATACCTGGTGGAAAAATATGGTTTTGTTCTGAACGGTGCAAGATCCTACTACACTAACCGAAG CCAACCACCACTTTTAAGCTCGATGGTTTTGGAAGTATACAGGGCAACTGGTGATGTGGAGTTTGTCAAGGGAGCATTCCGGTCTCTGCTGAAAGAGCATAGCTTCTGGATGTCAG AGATTCATAATGTAGCTATTAGGGACAATCATGGCCAGGTCCATAACTTGTCTCGATACCAGGCGAGGTGGAACAAACCTAGGCCGGAAAGTGCGACAATT GATGAGGAACTTGCTTCGAAGATCAATTCTATAGCTGATAAGGAAAAACTTTACCACCAAATTGCTTCAACAGCAGAGTCAGGATGGGATTTTAGCTCTCGATGGATGAG AAATTCTACTGACATGACAACGTTGGCAACAACTTACATTATACCCGTGGACCTGAACACATTCATATTTAAG ATGGAGCAGGACATAGCTGCCTTTGCTAAAATCATTGGAGAGAAAGCAACCTCTGAAAAGTTTTTAGAGGCTTCAAAAGCACGCCATATTGCAATTGACTCTATTCTGTGGAACTCTGAGATGGAGCAATGGCTTGACTACTGGCTTCCTACTGATGGAGATTCCCAGCAG GGAGTCTACCAATGGAAGTCTGACTCACAGAACCGCAAAATATTTGCTTCCAATTTCTTTCCGTTGTGGTTAAATGCTTATCATTCAG GATCAGCGAAATTTGCCGACACTGCAAAATCCGAGAGAGTCATGGCAAGCCTCCAGAAATCTGGATTACTCTGTACCGCAGGAATAGCAACTTCTCTAACAAACACAAGCCAACAATG GGATTTCCCGAATGGGTGGGCTCCGGTGCAGCATCTCATAGCTGAGGGGCTGTTGCATTCTGGATCAGAGGAGGCAGTAAAATTAGCTGAGGACATTGCTACAAGGTGGGTGAGAACAAACTACGCCGCCTACAAAGCAACCGGCGCGATGCATGAGAAGTACGATGTGGAGGCCTGTGGAAAATCTGGAGGCGGTGGTGAATACAAGCCCCAG ACTGGTTTTGgctggtccaatggtgtggtaTTATCATTCTTGGAAGAATTCGGGTGGCCGAAGCACAAGGAAATAGGTTGCTCACGACAGGGTGAAGTTGGTCTCGCCGGAGCGCAGTCTGATTAG